One Vespa velutina chromosome 9, iVesVel2.1, whole genome shotgun sequence DNA segment encodes these proteins:
- the LOC124951681 gene encoding uncharacterized protein LOC124951681, producing MVCSNEPIVVQVYNIAEWALFGPRNGVLKCTEIRIGANTLLARIAANLTATPPIVTQYKMALMVMVVAVVEVVVVVVVANECVDQCPDAWSNALQRSSDQLNQIKRTWALHNIKWIPNLRYYKSNTKTIHDRSCRKLSQRNKVIMIYDFFR from the exons ATGGTTTGCTCGAACGAGCCCATTGTTGTCCAGGTTTACAACATCGCGGAATGGGCATTATTTG GACCGCGAAATGGTGTACTCAAATGCACCGAAATACGCATCGGTGCAAATACCCTGCTTGCGCGAATTGCGGCTAATCTAACAGCGACACCGCCAATTGTAACGCAATATAAAATGGCgttgatggtgatggtggtggcaGTGGTAGAAGTGGTCGTGGTAGTGGTGGTTGCCAATGAATGTGTAGACCAATGCCCGGACGCGTGGTCAAACGCGCTGCAGCGATCATCGGATCAGCTTAATCAAATAAAGAGAACGTGGGCTCTGCACAATATCAAATGGATCCCGAACTTGCGGTACTACAAATCGAATACCAAGACGATTCACGATAGGTCCTGCAGAAAGCTTAGTCAGCGGAATAAAGTGATCatgatttatgattttttcaGATGA